Part of the Hemibagrus wyckioides isolate EC202008001 linkage group LG09, SWU_Hwy_1.0, whole genome shotgun sequence genome, AAACAAGAAAGGTTTGTAGTGATTGAATAATTATAAATAGTAGTGTATTaccatgttgtttttttgtttgtttattttttaatttgttggATTTTTGCATTTGTGGTTGGAAACGCTTCTTATTTAGATTGCATGCTATATACTAGGCAAGTAAATCAGACTTTTTAAACTGAAtagttctttttctttcagagCAAAGTACCATAAATTAAAATATGGCACAGAACTCAATCAAAGTGAAGTCAAAATGCCCAGCTTTGAATCAGGTTAGTGTATTCTTACATGAGAGGAAATATGCACAAATATGTTTGCAcatacccccacacacacacacttatataattattaaattatttttttcagaagaTACCAAAGATACAGAGGTGTCCAGCGTACCTCAAAACAGTCAGTTAACTTGGAAACAAGGCCGGCAACTGCTAAGACAGTGAGTTTTCTCATAACCCCAAGTTAAACTTTAAAATCGAaattttctgaaatgtttttataCATAACATTTTCCACAGAAAGGTGAAAGAAAATTAAGGTGATCACATAAAAAGTGTCAGATAGTTGTGCCCTTTACTGCAAAGATGCAGCAAAATATTACGCCAGAATAAATTTTTAATTTCCATACCTTTGGTCAAGCCTATATGTCAGCTATATGTAAGTTATTAATGTCAATTTTAATATAGCACATATAGCTGTGGCTTATGTTGTAAAAGGTGACATTTAATTGTTTAGTAATTATACCCTTTCTGTCATTGCAAGATATCTTCAGGAAGTAGGTTACACAGACACAATACTGGATGTGCGGTCTCAGCGAGTGCGCTCTTTACTGGGGTTGTCTGGCTCGGAGCAGAATGGTTCAGTAGAAACCAAGAACCTGGAGCAGCTCCTCAATGGAGGAGAATCTCCAGCCAAACGGAAGGGGCATGACATGAAAAGGTACCCAAAGATACCTTGGCTAAGTGGTGGATGATACGACTATCActatttctctcatttttttttttgtttgttttttttacagagataatgtgtattgtgaatcTAAAACATTTTGTCACTTGCATATAAAACATTTAGATATGACACTCCATGTTGTTTTATGAAACagccttactttatttactggtCCAGTTCACGGAAATCCTAATGCACATGATATAGACAACGATTAAAGTAATAAGGCCAGTTTGCCACATTGAGGAAACACAAAAAAGAACCCAAAAGATCAGTTAGCATTGTGAGTTCATGTGAATGTACCACAGTAAAACAgctctgaaataaacaaatgtctTTCAAAACATTTGCTTATTAGAAAACAAGTAAACCCTAGAAAGGCACAACTTTGACATTGTGGCAGGTCACCACTGTAATACCAAACAAAATGGTTGAGGGGTTTAAAGTGGCTTATAAAAATATTGTTCTTCATTATGAATGTTCTTCTAATCTGCCATTTCTcatatatatgtaaaatgataattaaaatAGGGCTCTACACTGCAACCATCTCTGTTGCATTTGTGACTGAAAATTACTGTGTGCTAATGTGAGTGACTAGATCGAAGCTCATGATTAGTTCCAAACTGCCAAATGCGTCTATGCTTGTGTCACCTCACAGCAGATACCTTACAGTTAACAGATTATGGTTGTCAAAATTGACAGAGCAATATCAAGAAAAAACCTGAAGAAGAAGATGCAGCTGCTGTTAGTTGTAATAAACAGAAACATTCAATTGTGGTTAAAGGCTACATGTTCAGAAAAGAATGGCTGGAAGCTTTTCTGTGGCTACAATAAAGTTGCCATGCTGTGTAAATACTGCAAAGAACCAGGTGTGGATTTGGCAGGGCTGCACACTTTCAAGTGAGAATTACTACTGAAGCACAACATTTCTCAGTGTCATTTACACTGCATGGATATATTATTTAATAGGTCGCAATCTAATAATCTCAAAACAATTCAAGCAGGCACTCGCAGGTAAACAAACCTTACAAAATCAAAAGCAAATTTAGCATTGTATATTAATAGAGAAAGAAGACATCCCTTTCACTGAATTTGAGCTTCTTTTTCTACTGCAGTTATGTTACTGGTTTCTGTCATTATTGATAGGCTCAGATTTCTTGTTCCTACTTGTGCATGTTATACTGTGACACATCAATGTTGTCATCTccaaaaaagtagaaaaatgtGTATAAGATGCACACACAATTCAGTCCAAGGTCACGCAATTTAATGTTCAGAGAGATAAAGAGCTACATCATGTAGCCTTCAGGCCTCTGTATGCACAATAAATGTTCATGACAACACACTGATcaaatttttaaaatttctttttgaaaagactattattaaataaactttGTTTGAACCTCAAAATTTGACTGATGAGACCAAGGTGGAGAGGTTTGATCTGCTGTGAAACATGTTTGGTGAAAACGGAGCACAATGTATCATCACAAACACCCCGTACGAGCTGTCAGTCATGCAGCTGGACAGGTGATGATTTGTAGACAGGGCTtgttttgctttaacaggaCCTGGGGAAACTTGCAGTAATTGAGACAGTGATGAACTCCACTTTATACCAGtatattcttgagacaaataTAGACAaaatctgtagagcagcttaaGCTGGCCCAAAATTGGGTCATGCAACAGGATAAAGATCCTAGGCATACCAGCAACATCTGAATGGTTAAAGAAGAAACTTACCCCATTGAGATGCTATGTTGGGATCTTGAGAGCTCCACATAAATGATTATTCTCAAAAATCAGTGACCTGAAGCAATGTTGTAAAGAAGAGTAGGCTAAAACTTCCAAAATAATGTTGCTGAGTTATAAGTTGTACTTATTATCCCACCTGCTTTCTGAAAGTTGGTTTACTTTTTGGGAAACATTGAATACTTATTGAAGtagttttatttgttgtaaccttcagttatttatttgttggtgtGATGTTTCTTTTCTCCCATggctttacattttaaacacacaaaaaattatCTTTCCAGGTTTGACTGATTtaaccctaaaaaaaaaaaaatcatgatgtGCTATATTTTTTGTCAGATCTCCCATCTATGCCTTGACTTACTTTTTGAATACAATATGCTggtacaaattaaaatatggGATAAATACTTCACAATTACTTGAGATATGCTGATATAATCAGGTCAGTAAACTCATTTGCTTGTGTTACAGGAATGCAGGAGATGTTCTGGAGACCTTTAACTTCTTAGAAAACGCTGATGACAGcgatgaagaggaggatgaagagaatGACCTAATGGAAGACATTTCAAACAGGACTGATAAACAAAGAGCAAAGAAGCATAAGATAAAAGTATGTTATAAATAAGAAAGTTTCTTGGATAACGTTCATATTGGCCTTAAATCTTTAAAATGGGAATTGCTAGTGGTTTGTGTAGGATATAGAAATGCTTGTGAACTGTGGAGAAAAAACAACTACATCTGACTTTTTTGACCTTAATTTTTTGCACAAATTTTTCAAAATTTGCATTGTGCTATTTTATGGTTTGTTATGAATAGTGATTAAGGCTTTTTTAATTCTATAGTCCAAAATATGGCAGTTAACAATTTTTAATATTGTAATTGCAGATTTAGTTTACAATAGTCCTGCATCAGAGGATAAcaagaaaagcaaaacaaaaagcttttatttgcaGAATTTGCTTAATATGTCCACTATGTGCACAAATTCATATAAGTAGGGTAATTCAGATtcttactgaatactgaaaatataaaaatacacataaaCTGTATGATACTTACACCCTGTACAATGCCATATCTGTAAACATTCTACTCACATCACCAGTAACATCACTCACAGTGATCCACTCCAActcttattttactttaaaattaaTTAGACCTGACAGACAGGACTTTGTTAGGCACCGTGAAATGTTATGCTGTTTTGGCAATGTCATAAAATGATGAGGTTTAAATTAGCTCTTGTTTTCTCAGGTAGGAAATGAGGGTTTAGCATCAGACCTTCCAGAAGATGCAGACACAGAAGAAGCGCTAAAGGAGTTTGATTTCCTTGTGAATGCAGAAGATGGTGAGGGTGCCGGCGAGGCTCGAAGTTCAGGAGACGGCACAGAGTGGGGTAAGAGACTCTAACTGAACTTTCTCTTTAAagcatctgtgtgtttgtgtctcctCTGTATATTTTGGTCTACAGGCTTGctctcccagcacagtctcacACAGGTCCTAAAATGCGTCAGCATTCCTCTGGGACTTTGGTGGCTGCCAGCTTCGTCTTCTCTGTGCCATGTGACCCAGTTTATGtcaaaattataaaaatgatgTCCATGTAGGGCAAGCAGGAGATTTAAATTTTTGCAGCTATTTGAGTGTTAAGTTTATAACCACTCTCTTCTTTGTTGGCTTTATATTTAATTGTGAAATGTTGGAGTGGGGGTTGTCTTTAAAACCGTTTCAGATTACCTTTAGAgtgaaacagaataaaacattttggggAAAACTAAAATCAGACTTAATAGAACTAACTGTGTACTCACTGCTGAAGTGTTTAACACCAAACagtaatattaaaacaaaataaataaaacatactgtaggttaaaaacatttcctttcttttctcccaACCTTAGCGGAACCACTGCCATTTCCATCGGGAGGCGGCAAGTCCTTTATCATGGGCTCGGATGACGTTTTGGAAAGTGTGTTGGGCCTTGGGGACCTTGCTGACCTGACAGTGTCCAATGATGATGCTGATTATGGCTATGACGTGAGTGGCCCAGCTTGTCCATGAGTATAACCTGGTGCTCCCATGTGGAAGTATAAATTGATGAATCTTGAAAAGCATTGTCATTGACAAAAGGCACCTGTCATTGTTGTGTACTGATACTTTGCACTAACTTGATCTGCCACTTCctggtttcatttcactgctgtTAAAATGCACCATTTCCTATACTCTTCCATTCCCAGCTTCCAGCCAGTAAAGATGCTTTCAGGAAGACATGGAATCCCAAATACACCCTCCGCAGTCACTTTGATGGAGTGCGTGCTCTGGCCTTCCATCCTGTAGAACCGGTGCTGGTCACTGTCTCGGAAGACCACACCCTCAAACTGTGGAACCTCCAGAAGACAGTTCCTGCCAAAAAGCAAGTGCTTTTCATAGAcactttaatgtttaatgtagaGAATTGTAACAGATCAAATCTGTGCAGTATGCTAAATAAATCTTTTCTTTGTGTATAGAAGTGCCTCTTTTGATGTGGAGCCCATATACACATTTAGAGCACACGTGTAAGTGATCTTGTTCATaaaagtatatttttttattttagttttatttatttatttaaataacattaaacgTTCCTCTGAGTCAAAAACAACCCCCAACAAATCCCATTCTCAATTTGCTTTTTAGTAGTTTAGGTGGGATGTAAAATGTCACCAGACATTTCtgatatttcttttcatttatggCTTTTCACAGTGGACCTGTGCTGTCATTGGCTATTACTGCAAATGGGGAGCAGTGCTTCAGCGGTGGTATTGATTCAACAATACAGTGGTGGAATATCCCCAGCTCTAACATAGACCCTTATGACACATATGGTGAGGCTGCTTGTATCTGCTGCTTTTTCCATGCAACATTGTCGCTTTCTTTAATTTCGgctcttttaatttttttgtaaaatatcttGGTTGTTCAGCAAACATGTATGATTATGATGGTTTGGTGTCCCCATATTTTTAGGCCTTATAGTGTATCATTGCATGTGTCCTTGTAATGCATGGTGTACATTAAACAGATCTGCACAGGTTAAGATCTTTAAAGCATCCTGTGTTTCTCAGATCCCAGTGTTTTGGCTGGCTCTTTACTGGGCCACACTGATGCAGTTTGGGGGCTGGCTTACAGTGGAATTAAGAATCGGCTGCTGTCCTGTTCGGCCGATGGAACCATCAAGTTGTGGAACCCTCAGGAGAAGTTTCCTTGCCTCTACACCTTTAACTcagagagaggtgagtgtggGACCATATATTGATCCCTAAGTTCTTTAGTCATCTCTCCAGGTCAGAACTCTGATGTCACAGGCAGTCCAGATTCATGGTTGTGTTTAGTTTATTGTTGGTCCTGTCAGTGCATACacatcattttcacattttcacttttttcctATTTTGGCACTCAAATATTAACagataatactgtaactctggtggtggtggtgtatttagtaccatgttttatttttatattccttccaagaaaatataatttataaaggTTTCATTTAATTATACTATTAATTTGATGGAATGTGAAGGGAAATAAAATTAACTAGtactgtcttctttttttttttttttttttttttttgcagagcaTGGCATTCCCACATCTGTCGATTTTAATGGTTGTGATCCAGCATATATGGTGGCCTCTTACAACACGGGCAAAGTTATTATCTATGATTTGGAGACCTCACAGCCGATCATGGAGTGCTCATCACAGAAGGAGAGCAGTAAGACCATTCATTTCATCTCCATGCATGAATAGTGTGAgcatgtctgtgtgcatgtgtgggtggTGGAAACATCTTGTTGAGAAGGCAGAAGGAAATGGCCCGGTTTGTTTGAGCTGTCAGGAAGGATACACTAATTTATCACTCTATAACCGTTGTGAGCAGACAAGCCTCTatgcatttagcagacacccttatccagagcgacttacaatttctcattttatacaactgagcaattgagagttaagggccttactcaagggcccagcagtggcaccttggtggacctgggattcaatctcacaaccttctgatcagtcgtccaacaccttaacttcTAAGCTACCGCATCCCCCACTCACAAATGCATTCACAAAACATTGACCTGGTCTACAACTGTTCAGATTTGGTACTTCTATACTCATGATAGTCTTGGTTTTTTGGTTTTGGGAGACAAAATTGGAATCTGACATGGTGTTCTGCTGCTGTTGGTCATCCACTCATTGTAAATCAGTAGTGTGTATGGACTTTACATGCCTGTATGCACTCCTGCTGACATCTGGGCCTGCTTTTGATGAGAAGGCAGATGGGGGATCTCTTGGATTAGGACATCAGTTAGCTACTGGACAGTCTTGGGTGCTACTTGGCATTTCATAATGACTCAGAGGCTCATAATTGGATTCTGGACTGGGAAACATGAGGGCCAGTTATTGGCATCGAATTCCTTAGTCATCCAGAAACTGCCTATACACACCTGCCAGATGAGGCTGGGCATTGTCATTTTAACAAACCACAAATGTTTTTGGAATATCCTTTGGACTGATGAGACCAAGGTGGAGATGTCTGGTCATCATTCACAGGACCTTGTCAAGGATGGTGATAGAGCAGTTTTGTGGCTACAGGACCTATACCAATAGTATACCAATAGTTCATTTGGCTTCACCTAATATTCTGTCTATCCCTCTACCTCTGATGGGTTTGTTTTGACTTTTCAGTCTAATGATGACTTACTTTACTGAATGTGAGTCTCATTGTGAGAGTGTAAACAATCAGATTCCAAATGAAAATTCCATACCTGAAATCCACTCTAGATATTTAATCTGCCTGCTTATAAGTGACATAATAAGTAAGCAACACACACCTATCCAAGAAACAGCTGCACAAACATTTGCCAAATATCTTTTGGTCCCTTAAAAGGTGGGGACTTTGAAAtgttatgtaatgtaatataaatgtacATATACTGTTAAGTTAAAGCTGAACGTCTTTACTTTGAGCTATTTGTTATTTAGCTCCATcactctgggtgtgtgtgtgtgtgtgtgtgtgtgtgtgtgtgtgtgtgcgcgcgcatgcgtgcctgtgtgtgtattgttcttCCTCAGCATTGCCTTTTGGCAACCACATTAATAAAGTTGTGAGTCACCCCACACTGCCAGTCACTATCACAGCTCATGAGGACAGACACATCAAATTCTATGACAATAAATCAGGTAGGAGGTTTTTGAAGTATTACAAGTGTACTGCTGAGATCACATTGATCTCATCTCATTTAAAAAGGAcataattttgtattttaatgtttttatttcacaatAACAATCTGCACTTGCAGGTTttggaaatgcatttttaattgaaatataaatTAGAAATTTTGTTTCTCCATGTTAGAAAGAGAAATATTTGTGACTTATTACTTGACTTTGTTTTTGCAATTTAGGTAAAGTTATCCATGCAATGGTGGCTCACTTGGATGCTGTCACTAGTCTGGCAGTAGATCCTAATGGCATCTACCTGATGTCAGGAAGTAAGTGCTGCTGAGGTCTTTTACCTAGTTAGTctggtgtattttattgtctCAAACCTTTCAGACCATGGTTTTGGTAGATATGGCAAGTCAGTCTGTTCAGACTTTTGTGTCTAGGAGGTTTATATACCTTGCTATAAGTGGGAGGCCTGTTTCACCTGCCACTCAAATTAATGAGAGCACCTTGAAACATCTAAAAATGTGGAGATTAACTGTTCGTAATCTTGCACAGGTCATGACTGTTCAATTCGGCTGTGGAACCTGGACAGCAAGACATGCGTACAGGAAGTCACCTCTCACCGGAAGAAGTCAGATGAGTCCATATACGATGTTGCCTTCCACCCTTCTAAGGCATTCATAGGGAGTGCTGGGGCAGATGCCCTTGCCAAAGTATTCGTATAAATCTTAATTCACAAAATTCAGTGCAAACTCGCCCTCACAATCAGACAGCGAGCGAAAGACCTTACTGCTTCACTGCCATTGTGACAAACGTAGCAATAGCTGCTAACGTTGATTCAGCCTCTGATAGCACCTGCGTGAACATGCCAGTGCTGGGCGGTGGACTGTTGGTTCAGTGAAGCCCGGGTGAAGTGCCCACTTAgttttaatggttttttttcccccttcaaaCTAGAAGTTGAACAAAAAATGGTTTACCGTACCTAACTGTAAGTCAGAGCTGGAGTCAGtgtttgtctctttatttttttgattgGGTATAAAATGAGGTAATGACATTGTATTTTAGGTATGTTTCAGTGACCATGAATTGGTATAATGTTCATAAAAAGGTCATCAGTGACCACAACAAGGGCAAAGATGCTGCACCAGAGGAATTAATCCCTCATACTGCATCAGGTGCACGAGTTTCCCTCTTGACCTTAATGTAGCGTTATATATAAATTAGGAGAGAAAACCGTGATTCAGCTCAATTGCTTCACCTTTGCATTAGCTTCGACAATTTTGTGTAAAAAATGAGTATAGTTTTTATAATCCTTTTTTATATAATTGAAGACTCTGGTAGCagatgacatttttaaaataaaaataggagTGTTTTCCCATTCAAGTCCTCCATCTCAATCCATCTTGCGTCACAGGAAGGCTGTCTACACATCTTGCTCTTcctagtgttattaactttattttactgaatcATGGAACTACCGTAGAAGCACACTTCCTCAGAGCTCTTTAGATATCTACATGTAAACAGCAGCATCCTATCACTATGTGATGGTTTTGTACATCTTAATGTAACTGAGTTTATTTATCACAGGTTAGACAACTGAACgcttatttatttcactgttttGGGTTAGTTTTAGCCTCTTTTGTAAAAAATTGAGAATACTTGTAAGATTTGGCTTTTAAGAAGAAAATAGAAGAGCAAGCTAAAAGGAAATGTTTTGCTCTTTTTAAAGTACAGTTTCATCCTTGGCTAAAGATGAAGTTGAAATTTatctttattacttttttaataaGTTAAGGGATCTGGGCACCTACCATTGGGTGAAAGAGCGGAGTTGTTATTCTGCCCCTACCATTTATCTTGtaagccattttatttttaaacctacAATTTATGGTTGTAACTAAAGACCTTTTGTTTGTCTAATGCATGATTAATACAATAAAGTATTTTTTCTAGTCTTCCCAAAAAGGTTCTGATCAGTTTGAAGAGTTTTGATGAGttttgtaagttttttttttttgttttgttttgttttgtttttgtttttgatttacAGATTATGAATTAGCAGATTTTAAAGACTGTACCACATAGCAAAATTCACCTGTTGAAAAGTcatgtatataaaatgtctataataaatattaaatggtGTACCTGTATATTGAACCTGTTGAAGCTCTCTGATTTATGCCtcctttataatgatttataaccagcAGTATACCAAGTGTTTATCATACTGTTGTTTTAGATTAAAACAAAAGACTCAATACTTTTG contains:
- the strn3 gene encoding striatin-3 isoform X1 translates to MDEHPGGGGGGMATARQQQSPQHGNNSNVNVHLAGAGSSAMGQQQQDEAPRPQQYTIPGILHYIQHEWARFEMERAHWEVERAELQARIAFLQGERKGQENLKNDLVRRIKMLEYALKQERAKYHKLKYGTELNQSEVKMPSFESEDTKDTEVSSVPQNSQLTWKQGRQLLRQYLQEVGYTDTILDVRSQRVRSLLGLSGSEQNGSVETKNLEQLLNGGESPAKRKGHDMKRNAGDVLETFNFLENADDSDEEEDEENDLMEDISNRTDKQRAKKHKIKVGNEGLASDLPEDADTEEALKEFDFLVNAEDGEGAGEARSSGDGTEWAEPLPFPSGGGKSFIMGSDDVLESVLGLGDLADLTVSNDDADYGYDLPASKDAFRKTWNPKYTLRSHFDGVRALAFHPVEPVLVTVSEDHTLKLWNLQKTVPAKKSASFDVEPIYTFRAHVGPVLSLAITANGEQCFSGGIDSTIQWWNIPSSNIDPYDTYDPSVLAGSLLGHTDAVWGLAYSGIKNRLLSCSADGTIKLWNPQEKFPCLYTFNSEREHGIPTSVDFNGCDPAYMVASYNTGKVIIYDLETSQPIMECSSQKESTLPFGNHINKVVSHPTLPVTITAHEDRHIKFYDNKSGKVIHAMVAHLDAVTSLAVDPNGIYLMSGSHDCSIRLWNLDSKTCVQEVTSHRKKSDESIYDVAFHPSKAFIGSAGADALAKVFV
- the strn3 gene encoding striatin-3 isoform X2 is translated as MDEHPGGGGGGMATARQQQSPQHGNNSNVNVHLAGAGSSAMGQQQQDEAPRPQQYTIPGILHYIQHEWARFEMERAHWEVERAELQARIAFLQGERKGQENLKNDLVRRIKMLEYALKQERAKYHKLKYGTELNQSEVKMPSFESDTKDTEVSSVPQNSQLTWKQGRQLLRQYLQEVGYTDTILDVRSQRVRSLLGLSGSEQNGSVETKNLEQLLNGGESPAKRKGHDMKRNAGDVLETFNFLENADDSDEEEDEENDLMEDISNRTDKQRAKKHKIKVGNEGLASDLPEDADTEEALKEFDFLVNAEDGEGAGEARSSGDGTEWAEPLPFPSGGGKSFIMGSDDVLESVLGLGDLADLTVSNDDADYGYDLPASKDAFRKTWNPKYTLRSHFDGVRALAFHPVEPVLVTVSEDHTLKLWNLQKTVPAKKSASFDVEPIYTFRAHVGPVLSLAITANGEQCFSGGIDSTIQWWNIPSSNIDPYDTYDPSVLAGSLLGHTDAVWGLAYSGIKNRLLSCSADGTIKLWNPQEKFPCLYTFNSEREHGIPTSVDFNGCDPAYMVASYNTGKVIIYDLETSQPIMECSSQKESTLPFGNHINKVVSHPTLPVTITAHEDRHIKFYDNKSGKVIHAMVAHLDAVTSLAVDPNGIYLMSGSHDCSIRLWNLDSKTCVQEVTSHRKKSDESIYDVAFHPSKAFIGSAGADALAKVFV